The following are encoded together in the Chaetodon auriga isolate fChaAug3 chromosome 4, fChaAug3.hap1, whole genome shotgun sequence genome:
- the aftpha gene encoding aftiphilin a isoform X2: protein MEPDVIRIYSSSPPPMEDGTEEEDNEFGDFGTFSGVPNSISFTEFDTPTTFNQTQALNATSPPELINNRGVMGFSHSSSNGTHSTSNELSKANGVVPASHLGSSPSERTEMKKVLSSSLDFSVSDTAGSEPADCNGGGTEVLTNGFATFDVQGSPSSQNSVHSLLKGTSTEDTGSVPVGSPEDDFADFAAFSSAEGHLSQTANEDLDNPTEGSWLGEPPCHHEHWNVVQGTTSEDNVRDTNRTGPNTSSSDSISVPAEAPDGSCNTDRGSHTDADSPQRDVAFAQEHFASEAVCTIKPLTLNGVDVADREDSKDAAGCSEHDLSPDAGGDGEMGQSDEKGSGNDTETETETETSFGRPLSTDALEEYGDMSTTGSVPSPPLQGEIATPADHSQLAEDDEDEDFGDFGDAGSFSGQGFADFDQLDAHQEQSRLHSSAQEATNTKDDDDFGDFNSPKFHTSKNEGEDGDKFADFPVSDSFGNFSSAAEGTDSAADTGWSAFGELEQEQQVEGESWAAFSTEQSIVPPAESREEQEEEEEEEEEWHESEPPAVSEEASRTDRQSALLSSRLEKLFQSSFPQTAVSSVEDEVASLKILLGPPEDKPQPGAEEEEKRSSCNRSALRGVWTQLQDIHEAFGLRYQWGGSHCNKALLCCLGIDTRNILFTGQKKQPVIVPMYAAGLGMLEPTKEPVKPVSAAEMIASIAQAPPVAPEKSSCPSDTVQEALPPVQFDWSSSGLTNPLDASGGSSLLNLDFFGPVEDSGSTSSPSIPGVDPELYELTTAKLDPGSSGSRVADAFARLMSTMDKTSTSTRKPRKEENLSEEAAKVIAGLPDLSFMQAKVLMFPATLTPLGSQATPD from the exons ATGGAGCCAGATGTCATCCGCATATACTCCTCCTCTCCGCCACCGATGGAGGATGgtacagaggaagaggacaacGAGTTTGGAGATTTTGGCACCTTCTCTGGCGTCCCAAACAGCATCAGCTTCACAGAATTTGACACCCCGACCACTTTCAACCAGACCCAAGCTCTGAACGCTACCTCCCCACCTGAGCTCATTAACAACAGAGGAGTGATGGGATTCAGCCACAGCTCCTCCAACGGCACACACAGCACCAGTAATGAGCTGTCCAAGGCTAATGGCGTTGTGCCAGCGAGCCACCTGGGCAGCAGTCCCTCAGAAAGAACTGAGATGAAAAAGGTCCTCTCCAGCTCCCTCGATTTCTCAGTCAGCGACACAGCCGGCAGCGAACCCGCTGATTGCAACGGCGGAGGCACAGAGGTGCTAACAAACGGGTTTGCAACCTTCGATGTTCAGGGAAGCCCTTCTTCACAGAATTCTGTCCACTCTCTTTTAAAAGGAACGTCCACTGAGGACACGGGCAGCGTCCCTGTTGGAAGCCCAGAGGACGATTTTGCagactttgctgctttttccagTGCTGAAGGACACCTCAGCCAGACGGCAAATGAGGACTTGGACAACCCCACAGAGGGTAGCTGGCTGGGAGAGCCTCCCTGCCACCATGAGCACTGGAATGTAGTGCAGGGAACGACCTCAGAGGACAATGTCAGGGACACAAACAGAACTGGCCCCAACACATCCAGCTCTGATTCCATATCTGTTCCTGCTGAAGCCCCAGACGGCTCTTGCAACACGGACCGGGGCtctcacacagatgcagatTCTCCACAAAGGGACGTAGCCTTTGCCCAGGAGCACTTCGCCTCAGAGGCAGTTTGCACTATCAAACCCCTCACTCTGAATGGGGTGGATGTAGCTGACAGGGAAGATTCCAAAGATGCTGCGGGCTGCAGTGAACACGACCTCTCACCTGACGCAGGTGGCGATGGTGAGATGGGACAGTCAGACGAGAAGGGCTCCGGTAACgacactgagacagaaacagagacagaaacatcGTTCGGCCGGCCACTGTCGACAGATGCTCTAGAGGAGTACGGTGACATGAGCACCACAGGCTCAGTGCCCTCTCCACCACTCCAAGGGGAAATTGCCACGCCTGCCGACCACAGTCAGCTGGCAGAGGACGACGAGGACGAGGACTTTGGGGACTTTGGCGATGCCGGCTCGTTCAGTGGGCAGGGCTTTGCTGATTTTGACCAGCTGGATGCCCATCAGGAGCAGAGCAGGTTGCACAGCTCTGCACAGGAAGCTACAAACACCAAGGACGATGACGACTTTGGAGACTTTAACTCCCCCAAATTTCACACCAGTAAAAACGAGGGGGAGGATGGAGACAAGTTTGCAGACTTCCCCGTCAGTGACAGTTTCGGGAATTTCAGCTCAGCTGCCGAAGGCACAGACAGTGCAGCGGATACAGGGTGGAGTGCCTTTGGGGAGttggagcaggagcagcaggtggagggggaGTCCTGGGCGGCATTTAGCACAGAACAGAGCATCGTTCctcctgcagagagcagagaggagcaggaggaggaggaggaggaggaagaggagtggcATGAAAGTGAACCTCCTGCTGTCAGCGAGGAAgccagcaggacagacagacagtcg GCGTTGCTGTCGAGCCGTCTGGAGAAGCTGTTTCAGAGCAGCTTCCCTCAGACAGCCGTCTCCTCGGTGGAGGACGAGGTGGCATCCCTGAAAATCCTGCTGGGACCTCCAGAGGACAAACCACAGCCAGGAGccgaagaggaggagaagaggtcGTCATGCAACAG GTCTGCGCTTCGTGGTGTTTGGACGCAGCTTCAGGACATCCACGAAGCATTCGGCCTCAGATATCAGTGGGGGGGCTCCCACTGCAACAAAGCACTACTCTGCTGCCTGGGCATCGACACCCGAAACATT TTGTTCACAGGACAGAAGAAACAGCCGGTCATCGTGCCAATGTACGCTGCCGGCCTG GGAATGCTGGAACCAACCAAAGAGCCCGTGAAGCccgtctctgcagcagagatgatcGCTTCTATAGCCCAGGCGCCTCCAGTGGCTCCAGAGAAAAGCTCCTGTCCCTCAGACACAGTCCAG GAGGCGCTCCCACCCGTCCAGTTCGACTGGAGCAGCAGTGGCCTTACCAACCCTCTGGACG CGAGCGGAGGCTCGTCTCTGTTAAACCTGGATTTCTTTGGTCCTGTGGAGGATTCAGGCTCCACCAGCTCACCGTCCATCCCAG GCGTCGACCCCGAGCTGTACGAGCTGACGACGGCCAAGCTGGACCCCGGCAGCTCCGGCAGCCGGGTGGCCGATGCCTTCGCCCGCCTGATGTCCACCATGGATAAGACCAGCACCTCCaccag GAAGCCGAGGAAAGAGGAGAATCTGAGCGAGGAGGCGGCCAAAGTCATCGCAGGTCTGCCCGATCTTTCCTTCATGCAGGCCAAAGTTCTGATGTTTCCCGCCACGCTGACGCCACTCGGCTCACAGGCCACGCCGGACTGA
- the aftpha gene encoding aftiphilin a isoform X3 translates to MEPDVIRIYSSSPPPMEDGTEEEDNEFGDFGTFSGVPNSISFTEFDTPTTFNQTQALNATSPPELINNRGVMGFSHSSSNGTHSTSNELSKANGVVPASHLGSSPSERTEMKKVLSSSLDFSVSDTAGSEPADCNGGGTEVLTNGFATFDVQGSPSSQNSVHSLLKGTSTEDTGSVPVGSPEDDFADFAAFSSAEGHLSQTANEDLDNPTEGSWLGEPPCHHEHWNVVQGTTSEDNVRDTNRTGPNTSSSDSISVPAEAPDGSCNTDRGSHTDADSPQRDVAFAQEHFASEAVCTIKPLTLNGVDVADREDSKDAAGCSEHDLSPDAGGDGEMGQSDEKGSGNDTETETETETSFGRPLSTDALEEYGDMSTTGSVPSPPLQGEIATPADHSQLAEDDEDEDFGDFGDAGSFSGQGFADFDQLDAHQEQSRLHSSAQEATNTKDDDDFGDFNSPKFHTSKNEGEDGDKFADFPVSDSFGNFSSAAEGTDSAADTGWSAFGELEQEQQVEGESWAAFSTEQSIVPPAESREEQEEEEEEEEEWHESEPPAVSEEASRTDRQSALLSSRLEKLFQSSFPQTAVSSVEDEVASLKILLGPPEDKPQPGAEEEEKRSSCNRSALRGVWTQLQDIHEAFGLRYQWGGSHCNKALLCCLGIDTRNILFTGQKKQPVIVPMYAAGLGMLEPTKEPVKPVSAAEMIASIAQAPPVAPEKSSCPSDTVQQEALPPVQFDWSSSGLTNPLDGVDPELYELTTAKLDPGSSGSRVADAFARLMSTMDKTSTSTRKPRKEENLSEEAAKVIAGLPDLSFMQAKVLMFPATLTPLGSQATPD, encoded by the exons ATGGAGCCAGATGTCATCCGCATATACTCCTCCTCTCCGCCACCGATGGAGGATGgtacagaggaagaggacaacGAGTTTGGAGATTTTGGCACCTTCTCTGGCGTCCCAAACAGCATCAGCTTCACAGAATTTGACACCCCGACCACTTTCAACCAGACCCAAGCTCTGAACGCTACCTCCCCACCTGAGCTCATTAACAACAGAGGAGTGATGGGATTCAGCCACAGCTCCTCCAACGGCACACACAGCACCAGTAATGAGCTGTCCAAGGCTAATGGCGTTGTGCCAGCGAGCCACCTGGGCAGCAGTCCCTCAGAAAGAACTGAGATGAAAAAGGTCCTCTCCAGCTCCCTCGATTTCTCAGTCAGCGACACAGCCGGCAGCGAACCCGCTGATTGCAACGGCGGAGGCACAGAGGTGCTAACAAACGGGTTTGCAACCTTCGATGTTCAGGGAAGCCCTTCTTCACAGAATTCTGTCCACTCTCTTTTAAAAGGAACGTCCACTGAGGACACGGGCAGCGTCCCTGTTGGAAGCCCAGAGGACGATTTTGCagactttgctgctttttccagTGCTGAAGGACACCTCAGCCAGACGGCAAATGAGGACTTGGACAACCCCACAGAGGGTAGCTGGCTGGGAGAGCCTCCCTGCCACCATGAGCACTGGAATGTAGTGCAGGGAACGACCTCAGAGGACAATGTCAGGGACACAAACAGAACTGGCCCCAACACATCCAGCTCTGATTCCATATCTGTTCCTGCTGAAGCCCCAGACGGCTCTTGCAACACGGACCGGGGCtctcacacagatgcagatTCTCCACAAAGGGACGTAGCCTTTGCCCAGGAGCACTTCGCCTCAGAGGCAGTTTGCACTATCAAACCCCTCACTCTGAATGGGGTGGATGTAGCTGACAGGGAAGATTCCAAAGATGCTGCGGGCTGCAGTGAACACGACCTCTCACCTGACGCAGGTGGCGATGGTGAGATGGGACAGTCAGACGAGAAGGGCTCCGGTAACgacactgagacagaaacagagacagaaacatcGTTCGGCCGGCCACTGTCGACAGATGCTCTAGAGGAGTACGGTGACATGAGCACCACAGGCTCAGTGCCCTCTCCACCACTCCAAGGGGAAATTGCCACGCCTGCCGACCACAGTCAGCTGGCAGAGGACGACGAGGACGAGGACTTTGGGGACTTTGGCGATGCCGGCTCGTTCAGTGGGCAGGGCTTTGCTGATTTTGACCAGCTGGATGCCCATCAGGAGCAGAGCAGGTTGCACAGCTCTGCACAGGAAGCTACAAACACCAAGGACGATGACGACTTTGGAGACTTTAACTCCCCCAAATTTCACACCAGTAAAAACGAGGGGGAGGATGGAGACAAGTTTGCAGACTTCCCCGTCAGTGACAGTTTCGGGAATTTCAGCTCAGCTGCCGAAGGCACAGACAGTGCAGCGGATACAGGGTGGAGTGCCTTTGGGGAGttggagcaggagcagcaggtggagggggaGTCCTGGGCGGCATTTAGCACAGAACAGAGCATCGTTCctcctgcagagagcagagaggagcaggaggaggaggaggaggaggaagaggagtggcATGAAAGTGAACCTCCTGCTGTCAGCGAGGAAgccagcaggacagacagacagtcg GCGTTGCTGTCGAGCCGTCTGGAGAAGCTGTTTCAGAGCAGCTTCCCTCAGACAGCCGTCTCCTCGGTGGAGGACGAGGTGGCATCCCTGAAAATCCTGCTGGGACCTCCAGAGGACAAACCACAGCCAGGAGccgaagaggaggagaagaggtcGTCATGCAACAG GTCTGCGCTTCGTGGTGTTTGGACGCAGCTTCAGGACATCCACGAAGCATTCGGCCTCAGATATCAGTGGGGGGGCTCCCACTGCAACAAAGCACTACTCTGCTGCCTGGGCATCGACACCCGAAACATT TTGTTCACAGGACAGAAGAAACAGCCGGTCATCGTGCCAATGTACGCTGCCGGCCTG GGAATGCTGGAACCAACCAAAGAGCCCGTGAAGCccgtctctgcagcagagatgatcGCTTCTATAGCCCAGGCGCCTCCAGTGGCTCCAGAGAAAAGCTCCTGTCCCTCAGACACAGTCCAG CAGGAGGCGCTCCCACCCGTCCAGTTCGACTGGAGCAGCAGTGGCCTTACCAACCCTCTGGACG GCGTCGACCCCGAGCTGTACGAGCTGACGACGGCCAAGCTGGACCCCGGCAGCTCCGGCAGCCGGGTGGCCGATGCCTTCGCCCGCCTGATGTCCACCATGGATAAGACCAGCACCTCCaccag GAAGCCGAGGAAAGAGGAGAATCTGAGCGAGGAGGCGGCCAAAGTCATCGCAGGTCTGCCCGATCTTTCCTTCATGCAGGCCAAAGTTCTGATGTTTCCCGCCACGCTGACGCCACTCGGCTCACAGGCCACGCCGGACTGA
- the aftpha gene encoding aftiphilin a isoform X1: protein MEPDVIRIYSSSPPPMEDGTEEEDNEFGDFGTFSGVPNSISFTEFDTPTTFNQTQALNATSPPELINNRGVMGFSHSSSNGTHSTSNELSKANGVVPASHLGSSPSERTEMKKVLSSSLDFSVSDTAGSEPADCNGGGTEVLTNGFATFDVQGSPSSQNSVHSLLKGTSTEDTGSVPVGSPEDDFADFAAFSSAEGHLSQTANEDLDNPTEGSWLGEPPCHHEHWNVVQGTTSEDNVRDTNRTGPNTSSSDSISVPAEAPDGSCNTDRGSHTDADSPQRDVAFAQEHFASEAVCTIKPLTLNGVDVADREDSKDAAGCSEHDLSPDAGGDGEMGQSDEKGSGNDTETETETETSFGRPLSTDALEEYGDMSTTGSVPSPPLQGEIATPADHSQLAEDDEDEDFGDFGDAGSFSGQGFADFDQLDAHQEQSRLHSSAQEATNTKDDDDFGDFNSPKFHTSKNEGEDGDKFADFPVSDSFGNFSSAAEGTDSAADTGWSAFGELEQEQQVEGESWAAFSTEQSIVPPAESREEQEEEEEEEEEWHESEPPAVSEEASRTDRQSALLSSRLEKLFQSSFPQTAVSSVEDEVASLKILLGPPEDKPQPGAEEEEKRSSCNRSALRGVWTQLQDIHEAFGLRYQWGGSHCNKALLCCLGIDTRNILFTGQKKQPVIVPMYAAGLGMLEPTKEPVKPVSAAEMIASIAQAPPVAPEKSSCPSDTVQQEALPPVQFDWSSSGLTNPLDASGGSSLLNLDFFGPVEDSGSTSSPSIPGVDPELYELTTAKLDPGSSGSRVADAFARLMSTMDKTSTSTRKPRKEENLSEEAAKVIAGLPDLSFMQAKVLMFPATLTPLGSQATPD from the exons ATGGAGCCAGATGTCATCCGCATATACTCCTCCTCTCCGCCACCGATGGAGGATGgtacagaggaagaggacaacGAGTTTGGAGATTTTGGCACCTTCTCTGGCGTCCCAAACAGCATCAGCTTCACAGAATTTGACACCCCGACCACTTTCAACCAGACCCAAGCTCTGAACGCTACCTCCCCACCTGAGCTCATTAACAACAGAGGAGTGATGGGATTCAGCCACAGCTCCTCCAACGGCACACACAGCACCAGTAATGAGCTGTCCAAGGCTAATGGCGTTGTGCCAGCGAGCCACCTGGGCAGCAGTCCCTCAGAAAGAACTGAGATGAAAAAGGTCCTCTCCAGCTCCCTCGATTTCTCAGTCAGCGACACAGCCGGCAGCGAACCCGCTGATTGCAACGGCGGAGGCACAGAGGTGCTAACAAACGGGTTTGCAACCTTCGATGTTCAGGGAAGCCCTTCTTCACAGAATTCTGTCCACTCTCTTTTAAAAGGAACGTCCACTGAGGACACGGGCAGCGTCCCTGTTGGAAGCCCAGAGGACGATTTTGCagactttgctgctttttccagTGCTGAAGGACACCTCAGCCAGACGGCAAATGAGGACTTGGACAACCCCACAGAGGGTAGCTGGCTGGGAGAGCCTCCCTGCCACCATGAGCACTGGAATGTAGTGCAGGGAACGACCTCAGAGGACAATGTCAGGGACACAAACAGAACTGGCCCCAACACATCCAGCTCTGATTCCATATCTGTTCCTGCTGAAGCCCCAGACGGCTCTTGCAACACGGACCGGGGCtctcacacagatgcagatTCTCCACAAAGGGACGTAGCCTTTGCCCAGGAGCACTTCGCCTCAGAGGCAGTTTGCACTATCAAACCCCTCACTCTGAATGGGGTGGATGTAGCTGACAGGGAAGATTCCAAAGATGCTGCGGGCTGCAGTGAACACGACCTCTCACCTGACGCAGGTGGCGATGGTGAGATGGGACAGTCAGACGAGAAGGGCTCCGGTAACgacactgagacagaaacagagacagaaacatcGTTCGGCCGGCCACTGTCGACAGATGCTCTAGAGGAGTACGGTGACATGAGCACCACAGGCTCAGTGCCCTCTCCACCACTCCAAGGGGAAATTGCCACGCCTGCCGACCACAGTCAGCTGGCAGAGGACGACGAGGACGAGGACTTTGGGGACTTTGGCGATGCCGGCTCGTTCAGTGGGCAGGGCTTTGCTGATTTTGACCAGCTGGATGCCCATCAGGAGCAGAGCAGGTTGCACAGCTCTGCACAGGAAGCTACAAACACCAAGGACGATGACGACTTTGGAGACTTTAACTCCCCCAAATTTCACACCAGTAAAAACGAGGGGGAGGATGGAGACAAGTTTGCAGACTTCCCCGTCAGTGACAGTTTCGGGAATTTCAGCTCAGCTGCCGAAGGCACAGACAGTGCAGCGGATACAGGGTGGAGTGCCTTTGGGGAGttggagcaggagcagcaggtggagggggaGTCCTGGGCGGCATTTAGCACAGAACAGAGCATCGTTCctcctgcagagagcagagaggagcaggaggaggaggaggaggaggaagaggagtggcATGAAAGTGAACCTCCTGCTGTCAGCGAGGAAgccagcaggacagacagacagtcg GCGTTGCTGTCGAGCCGTCTGGAGAAGCTGTTTCAGAGCAGCTTCCCTCAGACAGCCGTCTCCTCGGTGGAGGACGAGGTGGCATCCCTGAAAATCCTGCTGGGACCTCCAGAGGACAAACCACAGCCAGGAGccgaagaggaggagaagaggtcGTCATGCAACAG GTCTGCGCTTCGTGGTGTTTGGACGCAGCTTCAGGACATCCACGAAGCATTCGGCCTCAGATATCAGTGGGGGGGCTCCCACTGCAACAAAGCACTACTCTGCTGCCTGGGCATCGACACCCGAAACATT TTGTTCACAGGACAGAAGAAACAGCCGGTCATCGTGCCAATGTACGCTGCCGGCCTG GGAATGCTGGAACCAACCAAAGAGCCCGTGAAGCccgtctctgcagcagagatgatcGCTTCTATAGCCCAGGCGCCTCCAGTGGCTCCAGAGAAAAGCTCCTGTCCCTCAGACACAGTCCAG CAGGAGGCGCTCCCACCCGTCCAGTTCGACTGGAGCAGCAGTGGCCTTACCAACCCTCTGGACG CGAGCGGAGGCTCGTCTCTGTTAAACCTGGATTTCTTTGGTCCTGTGGAGGATTCAGGCTCCACCAGCTCACCGTCCATCCCAG GCGTCGACCCCGAGCTGTACGAGCTGACGACGGCCAAGCTGGACCCCGGCAGCTCCGGCAGCCGGGTGGCCGATGCCTTCGCCCGCCTGATGTCCACCATGGATAAGACCAGCACCTCCaccag GAAGCCGAGGAAAGAGGAGAATCTGAGCGAGGAGGCGGCCAAAGTCATCGCAGGTCTGCCCGATCTTTCCTTCATGCAGGCCAAAGTTCTGATGTTTCCCGCCACGCTGACGCCACTCGGCTCACAGGCCACGCCGGACTGA
- the aftpha gene encoding aftiphilin a isoform X4 — MEPDVIRIYSSSPPPMEDGTEEEDNEFGDFGTFSGVPNSISFTEFDTPTTFNQTQALNATSPPELINNRGVMGFSHSSSNGTHSTSNELSKANGVVPASHLGSSPSERTEMKKVLSSSLDFSVSDTAGSEPADCNGGGTEVLTNGFATFDVQGSPSSQNSVHSLLKGTSTEDTGSVPVGSPEDDFADFAAFSSAEGHLSQTANEDLDNPTEGSWLGEPPCHHEHWNVVQGTTSEDNVRDTNRTGPNTSSSDSISVPAEAPDGSCNTDRGSHTDADSPQRDVAFAQEHFASEAVCTIKPLTLNGVDVADREDSKDAAGCSEHDLSPDAGGDGEMGQSDEKGSGNDTETETETETSFGRPLSTDALEEYGDMSTTGSVPSPPLQGEIATPADHSQLAEDDEDEDFGDFGDAGSFSGQGFADFDQLDAHQEQSRLHSSAQEATNTKDDDDFGDFNSPKFHTSKNEGEDGDKFADFPVSDSFGNFSSAAEGTDSAADTGWSAFGELEQEQQVEGESWAAFSTEQSIVPPAESREEQEEEEEEEEEWHESEPPAVSEEASRTDRQSALLSSRLEKLFQSSFPQTAVSSVEDEVASLKILLGPPEDKPQPGAEEEEKRSSCNRSALRGVWTQLQDIHEAFGLRYQWGGSHCNKALLCCLGIDTRNILFTGQKKQPVIVPMYAAGLGMLEPTKEPVKPVSAAEMIASIAQAPPVAPEKSSCPSDTVQEALPPVQFDWSSSGLTNPLDGVDPELYELTTAKLDPGSSGSRVADAFARLMSTMDKTSTSTRKPRKEENLSEEAAKVIAGLPDLSFMQAKVLMFPATLTPLGSQATPD; from the exons ATGGAGCCAGATGTCATCCGCATATACTCCTCCTCTCCGCCACCGATGGAGGATGgtacagaggaagaggacaacGAGTTTGGAGATTTTGGCACCTTCTCTGGCGTCCCAAACAGCATCAGCTTCACAGAATTTGACACCCCGACCACTTTCAACCAGACCCAAGCTCTGAACGCTACCTCCCCACCTGAGCTCATTAACAACAGAGGAGTGATGGGATTCAGCCACAGCTCCTCCAACGGCACACACAGCACCAGTAATGAGCTGTCCAAGGCTAATGGCGTTGTGCCAGCGAGCCACCTGGGCAGCAGTCCCTCAGAAAGAACTGAGATGAAAAAGGTCCTCTCCAGCTCCCTCGATTTCTCAGTCAGCGACACAGCCGGCAGCGAACCCGCTGATTGCAACGGCGGAGGCACAGAGGTGCTAACAAACGGGTTTGCAACCTTCGATGTTCAGGGAAGCCCTTCTTCACAGAATTCTGTCCACTCTCTTTTAAAAGGAACGTCCACTGAGGACACGGGCAGCGTCCCTGTTGGAAGCCCAGAGGACGATTTTGCagactttgctgctttttccagTGCTGAAGGACACCTCAGCCAGACGGCAAATGAGGACTTGGACAACCCCACAGAGGGTAGCTGGCTGGGAGAGCCTCCCTGCCACCATGAGCACTGGAATGTAGTGCAGGGAACGACCTCAGAGGACAATGTCAGGGACACAAACAGAACTGGCCCCAACACATCCAGCTCTGATTCCATATCTGTTCCTGCTGAAGCCCCAGACGGCTCTTGCAACACGGACCGGGGCtctcacacagatgcagatTCTCCACAAAGGGACGTAGCCTTTGCCCAGGAGCACTTCGCCTCAGAGGCAGTTTGCACTATCAAACCCCTCACTCTGAATGGGGTGGATGTAGCTGACAGGGAAGATTCCAAAGATGCTGCGGGCTGCAGTGAACACGACCTCTCACCTGACGCAGGTGGCGATGGTGAGATGGGACAGTCAGACGAGAAGGGCTCCGGTAACgacactgagacagaaacagagacagaaacatcGTTCGGCCGGCCACTGTCGACAGATGCTCTAGAGGAGTACGGTGACATGAGCACCACAGGCTCAGTGCCCTCTCCACCACTCCAAGGGGAAATTGCCACGCCTGCCGACCACAGTCAGCTGGCAGAGGACGACGAGGACGAGGACTTTGGGGACTTTGGCGATGCCGGCTCGTTCAGTGGGCAGGGCTTTGCTGATTTTGACCAGCTGGATGCCCATCAGGAGCAGAGCAGGTTGCACAGCTCTGCACAGGAAGCTACAAACACCAAGGACGATGACGACTTTGGAGACTTTAACTCCCCCAAATTTCACACCAGTAAAAACGAGGGGGAGGATGGAGACAAGTTTGCAGACTTCCCCGTCAGTGACAGTTTCGGGAATTTCAGCTCAGCTGCCGAAGGCACAGACAGTGCAGCGGATACAGGGTGGAGTGCCTTTGGGGAGttggagcaggagcagcaggtggagggggaGTCCTGGGCGGCATTTAGCACAGAACAGAGCATCGTTCctcctgcagagagcagagaggagcaggaggaggaggaggaggaggaagaggagtggcATGAAAGTGAACCTCCTGCTGTCAGCGAGGAAgccagcaggacagacagacagtcg GCGTTGCTGTCGAGCCGTCTGGAGAAGCTGTTTCAGAGCAGCTTCCCTCAGACAGCCGTCTCCTCGGTGGAGGACGAGGTGGCATCCCTGAAAATCCTGCTGGGACCTCCAGAGGACAAACCACAGCCAGGAGccgaagaggaggagaagaggtcGTCATGCAACAG GTCTGCGCTTCGTGGTGTTTGGACGCAGCTTCAGGACATCCACGAAGCATTCGGCCTCAGATATCAGTGGGGGGGCTCCCACTGCAACAAAGCACTACTCTGCTGCCTGGGCATCGACACCCGAAACATT TTGTTCACAGGACAGAAGAAACAGCCGGTCATCGTGCCAATGTACGCTGCCGGCCTG GGAATGCTGGAACCAACCAAAGAGCCCGTGAAGCccgtctctgcagcagagatgatcGCTTCTATAGCCCAGGCGCCTCCAGTGGCTCCAGAGAAAAGCTCCTGTCCCTCAGACACAGTCCAG GAGGCGCTCCCACCCGTCCAGTTCGACTGGAGCAGCAGTGGCCTTACCAACCCTCTGGACG GCGTCGACCCCGAGCTGTACGAGCTGACGACGGCCAAGCTGGACCCCGGCAGCTCCGGCAGCCGGGTGGCCGATGCCTTCGCCCGCCTGATGTCCACCATGGATAAGACCAGCACCTCCaccag GAAGCCGAGGAAAGAGGAGAATCTGAGCGAGGAGGCGGCCAAAGTCATCGCAGGTCTGCCCGATCTTTCCTTCATGCAGGCCAAAGTTCTGATGTTTCCCGCCACGCTGACGCCACTCGGCTCACAGGCCACGCCGGACTGA
- the LOC143319746 gene encoding galectin-related protein-like: MAESVRVTAQGRKKWVFPQKSATDENKPSVRSADREAERNLAVPFRGHITGGMRPGKKVVVVGVVDPRPDRFYVALTCGRGTSGEPPPDVALELCVRFRDRQVLRRACESGSWGEADRNIPFFPFIRDQPFKLEIYCEHSRFRVFVDGQQLFDFFHRVTSLGNIDTLWVKGSIAITKLA; this comes from the exons ATGGCTGAAAGTGTGAGAGTGACGGCGCAGGGCCGGAAG aaatgggtttttccacagaaaagtgcgactgatgaaaataaaccaaGTGTTCGAtctgctgacagagaggctgagagaaatCTG gcagttCCTTTCAGAGGTCACATCACAGGCGGGATGCGGCCGGGGAAGAAGGTTGTAGTGGTCGGTGTGGTGGACCCCCGTCCTGACAG GTTCTACGTTGCCCTGACGTGCGGTCGTGGAACATCCGGGGAGCCTCCGCCGGATGTGGCTCTGGAGCTTTGTGTTCGATTCAGGGACCGACAAGTCCTGCGCAGAGCCTGTGAGTCTGGATCCTGGGGGGAGGCTGACAGAAACATCCCTTTCTTCCCCTTCATCAGAGACCAGCCGTTCAAG CTTGAGATCTACTGTGAACATAGTCGCTTTCGTGTGTTTGTGGACgggcagcagctgtttgacttcTTCCACAGAGTGACGTCACTCGGCAACATCGACACATTGTGGGTCAAAGGCAGCATCGCCATCACTAAACTGGCTTGA